Proteins encoded by one window of Arachis ipaensis cultivar K30076 chromosome B04, Araip1.1, whole genome shotgun sequence:
- the LOC107636672 gene encoding WD repeat-containing protein YMR102C-like, with the protein MERKKTLTMNWAGLKDDNEDEHFFEITNRLNTICHRDLASSSDDDEEFEDPRTSFSATMSTTQYRTFSRMFTRTASIQPTPNYDIWMAAPGSITERRRRLLGSMGLDENKVSLKVTSFALDRAVTKKLDKMNKKAPIPIPVPPRSTTRAPRFLEEVAVGSSPSLPSISEEQETKHAPVLFCLVRSRSEGDIEMISMAKARKEEFIGKVSKQRLTRTSSEIVMPRAKMVPAAMVLKDPAEVKARVANHNRKSSTTAGAGVGAFFLIKNLDTGKEFIVKEYSEDGMWNKLSDLQTGKQLTMDEFEKSVGHSKIVKEMMKRAKVGKKEGIGKILSSSSISKSLKLSKKKGASFIKNVKGAASKSFGGEKELKEAGGILSQPVSAESKATQQGKNDWVKVRQIGKSEKELSALHLCQEFQAHEGGISIIKFSLDGRFLASGGEDKVIHVWEVQECGLTPSIPGQTEAPPDKKKRGKGSSIPDWVQVPEFVFNLSEKPYCSFNGHLDEVLDLSWSKSQLLLSSSMDKTVRLWDLETKACLKFFAHNDYVTCVQFHPIDENYYISGCLDAKVRVWNIPARQVVDWTDIEEMVTAITYTPDGHGAIIGTIKGDCRTYKVQDHQLSDPGTINITQKKKSQIKKITGFQFAPRNPSEILITSGDSRIRIVDCSKVLHKFRGFRNGNSQIAASFSPNGRYIISASEDSQVFVWKYEEPRNANAAKAKTITVTQSYEQFQCKDVTVAIPWPCTIKSDPSQAPVINNAKKNTKRGGDDNKKALPPLPKKNNNHGNNGTDGTVASAAPDHDSSAISNVESGLGDSSNKVEATVESDGTSQEEGEAVSRDNSGLGDSVASSSAPNGHGDSSTATTAATASSNFLLSDVSNNNPATMNPSAWGLVIVTAGFEGEIRCYQNFGLPKKLGLQANLFGGPT; encoded by the exons ATGGAACGCAAGAAAACGCTGACGATGAATTGGGCCGGCCTCAAAGACGACAACGAGGACGAGCACTTCTTCGAGATCACTAACCGCCTCAACACGATTTGTCACCGTGACTTGGCTTCTTCCTCCGATGACGATGAGGAATTCGAAGACCCCCGTACATCGTTCTCCGCAACCATGTCTACCACACAATATCGAACATTCTCACGAATGTTTACAAGAACAGCCTCCATTCAACCTACCCCCAATTACGATATTTGGATGGCTGCACCAGGATCCATCACAGAAAGACGAAGAAGATTACTTGGAAGCATGGGATTGGATGAAAACAAAGTCTCATTAAAGGTCACCAGTTTCGCTCTTGATCGTGCTGTCACCAAGAAGCTCGATAAAATGAATAAGAAGGCTCCTATCCCTATTCCTGTTCCGCCTCGTTCTACAACAAGGGCCCCACGTTTCTTAGAAGAAGTGGCTGTCGGTTCCTCTCCTTCCCTTCCTTCCATTTCAGAAGAGCAAGAAACGAAGCATGCCCCTGTTTTGTTCTGCTTGGTGCGATCACGTTCCGAAGGGGATATTGAGATGATTTCCATGGCGAAAGCAAGGAAAGAGGAGTTCATTGGTAAGGTTTCGAAGCAGCGATTAACAAGAACCTCGTCGGAGATAGTAATGCCTCGTGCTAAGATGGTCCCTGCCGCAATGGTCCTGAAGGATCCTGCGGAAGTGAAGGCAAGGGTGGCCAATCATAACCGGAAGTCTTCGACGACGGCGGGGGCAGGAGTGGGAGCTTTCTTTCTGATAAAGAATTTGGATACCGGGAAGGAATTTATTGTGAAGGAATATAGCGAAGACGGAATGTGGAATAAACTAAGTGATTTGCAGACGGGGAAGCAGTTAACGATGGATGAGTTTGAGAAAAGTGTGGGGCATTCGAAAATTGTCAAGGAAATGATGAAGCGAGCCAAGGTGGGGAAGAAGGAAGGTATAGGAAAGATATTATCATCGAGTTCGATTtcaaaaagtttaaaattaagTAAGAAAAAGGGAGCTTCATTCATAAAGAATGTGAAAGGTGCTGCAAGTAAAAGTTTTGGCGGCGAGAAGGAACTTAAAGAAGCTGGAGGAATTCTATCACAACCAGTGTCGGCAGAATCGAAAGCAACACAACAAGGGAAGAATGATTGGGTGAAAGTGCGACAAATCGGAAAGTCAGAGAAGGAGCTTTCGGCATTGCATTTGTGTCAAGAGTTTCAAGCACATGAAGGAGGGATTTCGATCATAAAGTTTAGTTTGGATGGAAGGTTTTTGGCAAGTGGCGGAGAAGATAAAGTAATTCATGTGTGGGAAGTACAAGAATGCGGTCTTACGCCATCTATACCAGGGCAAACAGAGGCTCCACCAGACAAGAAGAAAAGAGGGAAAGGGAGCTCAATTCCAGATTGGGTACAGGTCCCTGAGTTTGTTTTTAACCTTTCGGAGAAGCCATATTGCTCTTTTAACGGTCATTTGGATGAAGTCTTGGATTTGTCCTGGTCCAAATCTCAA TTACTTCTATCCTCTTCGATGGATAAAACAGTGAGATTATGGGACCTAGAAACTAAAGCATGCTTGAAGTTTTTTGCACACAACGACTATG TAACTTGCGTACAGTTCCATCCTATAGACGAAAATTATTATATTAGTGGCTGCCTTGATGCTAAGGTTAGAGTATGGAACATCCCTGCACGTCAGGTTGTGGATTGGACAGACATCGAAGAAATGGTTACTGCAATTACTTACACCCCAGATGGCCAT GGTGCTATAATTGGTACGATTAAAGGGGATTGCCGCACTTACAAAGTACAAG ATCACCAGTTAAGTGACCCAGGGACAATTAACATCACACAGAAGAAGAAATCTCAGATTAAAAAGATTACTGGTTTCCAA TTTGCCCCAAGAAACCCATCAGAAATTCTTATTACTTCAGGCGATTCTAGGATAAGAATAGTAGACTGTTCGAAAGTCCTTCACAAGTTCAGAG GTTTTCGAAATGGAAATAGCCAAATTGCAGCTTCATTTAGTCCAAATGGAAGATACATAATCAGTGCAAGTGAGGATTCTCAAGTATTTGTTTGGAAATATGAAGAGCCTCGTAATGCAAACGCTGCAAAAGCTAAGACTATAACCGTGACCCAATCTTATGAACAGTTCCAATGTAAAGATGTAACAGTAGCAATACCATGGCCTTGTACAATTAAGAGTGATCCATCACAAGCGCCAGTGATTAACAACGCAAAAAAGAATACAAAACGCGGCGGGGATGATAATAAGAAAGCGTTGCCTCCTCTTCCAAAGAAAAACAATAACCACGGAAATAATGGAACTGATGGTACCGTAGCCTCAGCCGCACCGGATCACGACTCTTCAGCAATTTCAAACGTAGAATCAGGGCTTGGAGATTCATCTAATAAAGTTGAGGCCACAGTAGAAAGTGATGGCACTTCTCAAGAAGAAGGTGAGGCAGTTTCTCGGGATAATTCAGGATTAGGTGATTCAGTTGCATCAAGTTCTGCACCAAATGGTCATGGCGATTCATCAACTGCTACAACTGCTGCTACTGCATCTTCAAATTTTTTGTTAAGTGATGTTAGCAACAACAACCCAGCTACAATGAATCCTTCAGCATGGGGCTTGGTGATTGTGACAGCTGGCTTTGAAGGTGAAATAAGGTGTTACCAAAACTTTGGGTTGCCAAAAAAATTGGGGCTTCAAGCCAATCTTTTCGGAGGCCCAACATAA